DNA sequence from the Salvia splendens isolate huo1 chromosome 19, SspV2, whole genome shotgun sequence genome:
ATTCCAACTACAATGGGCAGTTGTGTGACACTTAGCAGCCTTTATTTGATGAGAAATTCTCTTCAGGGTGAGATACCTGACAGTCTTAATGCTCTGAGAGGTTTACAATATTTGGATATTTCCCAGAACAATCTCTCAGGGATGATTCCAAGATTTCTTGTTGAGTTTCGCCTGTTGTATCTCAACATTTCTTACAATGAGTTGCAAGGTGAAGTCCCAACTCTTGGAGTTTTCCAGAATGAAAGTGCAATTTCACTTGAAGGAAACCAAGGCTTGTGTGGAGGTATTGCGACTCTATACCTTCCTACTTGTCCATCCTCACAAAAATCCAACAAGAAAGGTTTAGGGAAAATCTTGATCCCAACTATTGTCGGGACCATATGCCTAGCGCTTGCATTCTGCTTACGTGTCATCATTATGTACAAGCAACGTACATTGCAAAATGTTGGAACTCCAATATTCCAAGGGCCAGACTTTTTGAGGCTATCTTACGCAGATCTCGTTAGTGCCACGGAAGGATTCTCGGAGACACACCTACTTGGTATAGGGAGATTTGGATCAGTATACAAAGGAACTATCAATGCTGATGATGGGCGGACAGATTTAGCAGTGAAGGTGCTTGATCTTAGTGTAAGAGGAGCTTGTAAGAGCTTGGCAACAGAATGCAATTCATTGAGAGGCATACGACACAGAAACTTGCTCAAGATTGTGAGTGTATGTGACAGCACTGATTTTCAAGGGAATGATTTTAAGGCATTGGTGTATGAATTTGTGGCCAACGGAAGCCTCGAGAACTGGCTGCATTCTGAGAATGAAGGTAGAGGAAATCTCAGTGCTATTCAGAGACTGAATATTGCCATTGATATTGCATCTGCAGTAGAGTACTTGCATTGTGGTACTGAGTCCATAGTTATTCATGGAGATTTGAAGCCGAGTAACATTCTCTTGGATAAAGACATGGTCGCCAAAGTTGGTGATTTTGGTTTAGCCAAAATTGTGTCAAGCATTTCACAGAACTTGTCATCCACAGAAGGTAGCAGTTCATCTGCAATCAAGGGTACCATAGGCTACATTGCTCCAGGTTTACTTCTAGCTTTAAACTTTTTTGACAgacaagttttttttatatgcATATAGCTAAGCCCGTTGTCAGTGTATGTATTCTGTTCAGAGTATGGCATGAGCTACGTTGCATCAACACAAGGGGATGTGTACAGTTACGGAGTTCTTGTGCTTGAGATGTTCACAAACAAAAGACCAACAAGTGATGCATTCGAAGGGTATCTAAATCTCCAAGACTTCGTTTGCACAGCCTTAACCGACCGTGTAATGGAAGTAGTGGATCCATTTCTGCATCAAGAAGTTAATGTGGATGAAAAGTATTGGGATTGTATTGTTTCAATTCTGAGGATTGGAGTGAGATGCTCGAAGCAGCTTCCAAGAGATCGCATGTCGATGGCAGATGTTGTTAATGACTTGAAAAAGATAAGAAATGTGTTTCCAGTTTATAGAAATGGGATAAATGTTGCTTCCTACCAACATTGAAATAGATGTTCGTTTCAATCAATGGCAATATTTTCAGTTGTAATTGTTGGTAAGACAGTTTCTTTATGTTTTTTCTCAATATGTATAGTTTCTgttatttctctctctttttttttcatctctGCTATGTCTCATTTCTATATTCTTCAAGATTTGCTTATTATACAAGTGTGGATTCATTGAGATTTATCGGATGCCATTATTACTTGCGAGTAAAGGCTATGATTAATTTTATCTATTCGATTGTGTTTTTTCAAAAGCTAATTCTGTAATAATGTATTTTGGTCTCTATTATGATTAGATTGTATCTTATGATTAACCACCTTACATTCATAGTTATGAATAGAATAGGCATGTATGTGAAGAAATGTgatgaaatattattaaaaaatagtgaaatatgagtcttacttttataaattagttttatgATAGACTGATAGTAATAAAACATGAGATAAAGTTAGAAAAATGTTTGatctattactaaaaataataaaaaggaaaataaaacagGTAACAGTGGATGAAAATAGCAAAGAGACGATTATTAGTGGATGAGGGACTAACTATTTTATTCAGTTGTTCTTTCTAGAATGCTTGAGATTTTGGGTTCAATTTTCACTAATCTATTATCTATCGTCTCCCAACTTATTGGAAAGACtagaaaagaagaaagaaataataatatgataTTGAGTTCGGAGGTTCATGAAATGTACGATGgcttgtaattttatttaactaCAAAAAGTCTATTCTTCTTATTAATTATGTTGAAAATTTTGTGTAAGGATAATTAATCGCAATATTAGTCAACGAAATATGCCATAGTtagtcaatttaaataaacaaaagtCTGGCTTTCCTCATTAATTATGAAGAAAATATTGTAAAAGGATAATAGACATATAACCAAATCCACTTGACTAATTCCACAGTAGATTTCCCTTGTAAAAGCTAATTCCTCAAGAATAAAGTCTAAGTTTTGGTTTTGAAAATTGAGAAAACGATCTTTCTATTAAAGGAAGCTACCAAAACTAATCTCCTACTTGAACACCAAAAAAAACATGGCAAAACATGTCATCTCTACTCCCTCCCTtattctcttcatcttcttgACCACCATTCTATCTTTACATTCAAACAACCATACTGATCTCGAAGCTCTTCTGACCTTCAAGAATTCCATACACGACGATCCAATGCATGCTTTGAGATCATGGAACAAAACGACACATTTTTGCTGGTGGAATGGAGCAAAAGGCATCCAAACAGAGTTGTCTTTATTTCTTTGCAGTCTCAAGGCCTTGTGGGATCGTTCTCGCCTCACATTGGTAACCTCTCTTTTCTCTGAACCATCAACTTGCAAAACAACACCTTCAACGGCCCAATCCCTCAGGAGATTGGTCGCCTCGAAAGGCTTCAAATGATCGAGTTTAGAGGCGGGATTCCAACAAACCTATCACAATGCACAAATCTTTATTATCTAATTTTGATTGACAATGAGCTCACCGGAGGCATAGTCCTCGAGATAGCTCCTCTTGTCAACCTCCAACATGTAGGCTTGTCGATAAACCTGCTTTCGGGGACTATCCCACCATTCCTAGGAAACCTCACAGATCTATCCCAACTTTCGTTAAGCGAATGCGGCTTGCAAGGAGAGATTCCCGAGTCCCTAGCTCAGCTTAGAAGATTGCAGCTGCTAAATGTGGGTGACAATAATTTAACTGGTACTATTCCATTAGGCctttataatgtttcaagtatGGAATATTTCATAGTTTCTAACGATCACCTCCAAGGAAACATACATTCCGACATAGGCTCTACACTTCCTAGGTTGAAGTTCCTTTGTTTGCATCACAATCATTTCAGTGGCACACTTCCACCTTCTCTGTCGAATTGTTCCGTGATTGAAAGCATAGAAGTATCTTCGAACAATTTCACTGGAAATATGATTGTAGATTTTACGAGGCTCTCAGTTCTCCAAAGGCTTTTGGCTGCATCTAACCCTTTCAATGGAGATATAGGTAGTACTTTGTTACGAACACACCATCACCGCCACCCACGGAAGACAAGGCAGCTGCCGAGGCAGAGGACGGAGTAGAAGCCGCCGAGGCAGAGGACGGAGTAGAAGAAACAGGGGTGGCCGATCAAACAGTTCAATCAGCAACTGGGATTGATGAAGAGGCGGAGGACGATCACGAAACGCCAACTGAGGATGATGAAGAAGCGGAGAGAGAACCGTCGCCAGCTCCGGCGACGGCTGGTTAGGGGGACGGCCGGCAGCTTCGCCCTCGGGATCGCTTGAAGCCCCCCAACCGATTCCTTAATGGGATTTGAGTcttttagttagttagttagttagataTTTTTGGTAATAATTTAGTCATTATgggaattatttattttttattatttccgtcgggttttctttgttggttctttcccgatattattaggataggtcgaaccaaccctagggtccatagattataaatagggctattcgTGTTCCATCTTCATTATCAATACAGAATTATTTGCCCAACTATCTTGCGTAATACTCGCGAAATCTTAATCTCTCTGCCGACGAAGAGCGTTCTTCGCGCCAGAACGGGAATCATCCGCCGACCTTCTCGTTGAAGGCGCCGGAAGGCTTGTGTTACTTGGAGAATTGGACGGAATATTCACGTTAGGAGTAGGTGACTCTTAACATACTTTATCATCCCTCACAAACTGCACCAACCTTCAAATGTTGAAGTTGTCTAAAAATAATTTCAGTGGTTCGTTGCCAGATTCCATTGGGAATCTTTCTAATCACTTGTTGCACATGATCATTCGTGATAATCAGTTAAGTGGAAGAATTCCATCTAGTATTGGAAATCTTGTTGGTCTCACTGCTTTTATAGCGCATACCAATAATCTAATAGGTCCAATTCCTTCCTCCATTGGAAAACTTCATAAGTTGCAACTAATCAGGACTGACAAACGAGATGCCATTTTCATTAGGCAACTTGACTTTGTTGAACTCTCTCTACTTGGGATCAAACAATCTTTCTGGGAGTATACCTCAAAGTCTAGGCAACTGTACCAACTATTATTGTTAAATCTTTCAAATAACAATCTCAGTGGCTCAAATACCTCCCGAAATATTTAAGCTTTCCTCCATTTCCATTGAACTTGACCTATCCCACAACATCTTGACGGGTATCATTCCATCAGAAGTAGGGGCTTTGAGAAATATTGGATTATCCGGAACAATTCACACTTCTTTGGGGAGTTGCGTGATGCTCAGCTCGCTTTACCTAGGGGAAAATTCTCTTCAGGGTGAGATACCTGACAGTCTTAATTCTCTGAGAGGTTTACAATATTTGGATATTTTGCAGAATAATCTCTCAGGGATGATTCCAAGATTTATGGTAGAGTTTCCGTCTCTTGTATCTCAACATTTCTTACAATGAGTTGCAAGGTGAAGTCCCAACTCTCGGAGTTTTCCAAAATGAAAGTGCAATTTCACTTGAAGGAAACCAAGGCTTGTGTGGAGGTATTGCAATCCTAAACCTTCCATCTTGTCCAACATCACCAAAATCCAACAAGAAAGGTACAGGTAAAATCTTGATCCCAACTATTGTCGGGACCATATGCCTAGCACTTGCATTCTGCTTACGTGTCATCATTATGTACAAGCAACGTACATTGCAAAATGTTGGAACTCCAATATTCCAAGGGTCAGACTTTTTGAGGCTATCTTACGCAGATCTCGTTAGTGCCACGGAAGGATTCTCGGAGACACACCTACTTGGTATAGGGAGATTTGGATCAGTATACAAAGGAACTAtcaatgatgatgatgagcagATAGAATTAGCAGTGAAGGTGCTAGATCTTAGAGTAAGAGGAGCTTGCAAGAGTTTGGCATCAGAATGCAACGCATTGAGAGGCATACGACACAGAAACTTGCTCAAGATTGTGAGTGTGTGTGACAGCACTTCGTTAGCACAGCCTTAACCGACCATGTAACAGAAGTAGTGGATCCATTTATGCATCAACAACTTAATGTGGATGAAAAGTATTGGGATTGCATTGTTTCAATTCTGAGGATTGGAATGAGATGCTCGAAGCTACTTCCAAGAGATCGCATGTCAATGGCAGAAGTTGCTAATGACTTGAAAAAGATTAGAAATATGTTTCCAGTTTATAAAAATGCCACAAATGTTGCTGTGATCTTTACTGTAAATGGGTTTCAATAAGGGCCAGGCTCACGGTCTATCATGATGTAGCCCAAATCAAtgctaaatataaaaataattaatttaaaatttacgaAAATATTCTAGATACTcttaaaagttaaaatttttttgtttgttcctAGAGTTGTCAACTGGGCCGGGCTGGCCCAGCCCAGCTCGGCCCATGCCCGGTATGGGCCGGCCCAGGCCCGGCTCGTTAGAGAAATGGAACGGGCTCGGGCTGGGCTTGTTGAGTGTAACGGGCTCTATTTGGGCCTATTTGTAAACCCAGAACCGGTCCGGGACCAGGCCCGCTAGAAGCCCAAGCCCAGCCCAAGCCCAGTTCAGGCCCAACCCAGGCCCAGCTCAGCCCAGCACAGCTTCAACCCACTCACTTAACTTAATTAAATATGGTTAGGTTTAGTGATATGGAAGCTAAACCTTATTCTTCAATAATAATACGCTAAACCTTATTCTTCAATAATAAAAACGAGGTGGTCTTCAACTTATAGAATGTTAATGGAAGCTAAACCTTATTTTGCATGCTTTTGAAGAATTGGATGGATGAAGAATTTCGATTGAACAAGTTGAAGAGACTCGAAAGATATAGAATGTCAGAAATGAAAGAAGAAGATCAAGAAGATGAAGACGGCGAACCGGATTTGGTAATTAATGCACAAGAAGATCAAGAGCCGGATATCGAGagattttattttccaataacGGATTATTACTATTCAAGTACTAATGATCCAAACTTTACTTTTGATTGGCAAAATTACCCGGATTAACTCTTCGAACATgtaatattttttgtaattttacaaTTGAAGTCTTTACATTTAAGAAATTTTTGTTTATGTTGATTATTATTAAATTGTCAAAGCCCGGCCCAGTTCAGCCCGGCCCGGCCCAGCTCTGCCCACTGACCAAGTGGGtctgggctgggctgggctgggTTGAGATATATGAAAATAAGCCCGGCCCGGCACAGCTCATTTCAAACCCTGGTACTGGGCCGAGCTGGGCCTTAACACCCTCGGGCCTCACATAGGTAACCTTTCTTTTCTCCGAACCATCAACATGCGAAACAACACCTTCACCGGCCCAATCCCTCAAGAGATTGGTCGCCTCATAAGGCTTCAACTGATCGAGTTTAGTAATAATTCTTTTGGAGGTGGGATTCCAACAAACCTATCACAATGCCCAAATCTTTATTACCTGAATTTGATTGACAATGATCTCACCGGGGGCATAGTCCCCGAGATAGCTTCTCTTGTCAACCTCCAAGCTTTAGGCTTGTCGATAAACATGCTTGCAGGGACTATCCCGCCATTCATAGGAAACCTCACAGATCTATCCCGACTGTCGTTAGGTTCTTGCCACTTCAAGGGAAAGATTCCAGAGTCGCTCGCTAAACTTGGAAGATTGCAGCTGCTAGTTTTGAGTGAGAATGATCTAACTGGTTCTATTCCATCAGGCCTCTACAATCTTTCAAGTGTTGAGATTTTCGAATTAAATTCCAATCGGCTCCATGGAGACATACCTTCCAATATAGGCTATACACTTCCCAAGTTGAGGCACCTTTATTTGAGTTTTAATAATTTCAGTGGAGCGCTTCCAGCTTCGCTATCTAACTCTTCCCTCATTGAACACATAGAAATAGATGCTAACAGTTTCACCGGAAATATGATAGATTTAACTAGGTGTTCAGCTCTTAAAATGCTTATGGTTGAAGATAACCGTTTCAATGGAGATATAGGTACTATTATGTCATCCCTCACAAACTGCACCAACCTTGCAGCTTTGATGTTGAATGAAAACCATTTCACTGGTTCGTTACCAGATTCCATGGGCAATCTTTCTAATCACTTGTGGTACTTACGCCTCGATAATAATCAGTTAAGTGGAAGCATTCCATCCAGTATAGGAAACCTTGTTGGTCTCACTACTTTAGTAGCTGATACCAATAATCTAAAAGGCCAAATTCCTTCCTCCATTGGAAAACTCCATTTCATTGGGCAACTTGACTTTGTTGAACATTCTTTCCTTAGCATTAAATAATCTTTCTGGGAGTATACCTCAAAGTCTTTCCAACTGTACCAACTTGTTAGAATTAGATCTTTCATACAATAACCTCAGTGGCTTAATACCTCCTGAAATCATGAAGCTTTCCTCCATTTCCATTGCGCTTGACCTATCTGGCAACATCTTGACTGGTACTATTCCATCAGAAGTTGGGGCTTTGAGAAATCTTGGATACATGGACTTGTCACGCAATAGATTATCCGGAACCATTCCTCCTTCTTTGGAGAGTTGTGTGATGCTCAGCTTGCTTCACCTAGAGAGAAATTCATTTCAAGGTGAAATACCTGATAGTTTGAGGGCTTTAAGAGGTTTAGAATATTTGGATCTTTCACAGAATAACCTTTCAGGAGTGATTCCAAGATTTCTGGTTGGGTTTCACCTTTTATATCTCAACATTTCTTTCAATAATCTGCAAGGTGAAGTCCCAACTCTTGGAGTATTCCAAAATGAGAGTGCAATCTCACTTGAAGGAAACCAAGATTTGTGCGGAGGCATTGCAACTCTGAACCTTCCTTCTTGTCCATTCTCACAAAAATCCAACAGGAAAGGTTTAGGGAAAATCTTGATCCCAACTATTGTCGGAGCCATATGCCTAGCGCTTGGAGTCTGCTTATGTATGATCATTATCTACAAGCAACGTACATTACAAAATATCAGAACCCCAATATTCCAACTGCCAGACATTTTGAGGCTATCTTACGGAGATCTCTTGAATGCCACAAATGGATTCTCGGAGATGAATCAAGTTGGTGCAGGTAGATTTGGATCTGTGTATAAAGGAACTAtcaatgatgatgatgagcagACAGATGTGGCGGTGAAGGTTCTTAATCTTAAAGTAAGAGGAGCTTGCAAGAGTTTGGCATCAGAATGCAATACATTGAGAGGCATACGACACAGAAACTTGCTCAAGATTGTGAGTGTTTGTGACAGCATTGATTTTCAAGGGAATGATTTTAAGGCTTTGGTGTATGAATTTGTGGCCAACGGAAGCCTCGAGAACTGGTTGCATTCTGAGATTGAAGGCAGGGGAGCTCTCACTGCTATTCAGAGACTCGATATTGCAATTGATATTGCATCTGCAGTTGAGTACTTGCATTGTGGCACTGAGTCCATAGTTATTCATGGAGATTTGAAGCCGAGTAACATTCTCTTGGATCAAGACATGGTCGCCAAAGTTGGTGATTTTGGTTTAGCCAAAATTGTTTCAAGCATTTCACAGAACTTGTCATCCACGGAAAGAAGCAGTTCATCAGCAATCAAGGGTACCATAGGCTACATTGCTCCAGGTTTACTtcaaactttaaactttttaattGACTAGTTTTTTTATATGCATATAGCTAAGTCCGCCGTCTACGTATCTATTTTGATCAGAGTATGGAATGAGCTACGTTGCATCAACTGAAGGGGATGTATACAGTTACGGAATTCTTGTCCTAGAGATGTTCACGAACAAAAGACCAACAAGTGATGCATTCGAAGGGTGTCTAAATCTCCAAGACTTCGTTAGCACTGCCTTGACGGACCGTGTAACAGAAGTAGTGGATCCAGTTCTGCATCAAGAACATAATGTGGATGAAAAGTATTGGGAGTGCATTGTTTCAATTCTGAGGATTGGAGTGAGATGCTCGAAGCAGCTTCCAAGAGATCGCATGTCGATGGCAGATGTTGTTAACGACTTGAAGAAGGTTAGAAATGTGTTTCCAGTTTATAGGAATGGCAGAAATTTTGCTTCGTACCAACATTGAAATGGATGTTAGTTTATATCTATTGGCAACATTTTCAGTTGTGATTGATGGACAGCTGCTCCTTGTTTGTTGGAAAGGCAGTTTCTGTTAACTCTCAATTTTATTCTTATGTTATGTCTCATTTCTATATTCTTCAagatttgttgttttttttatatgttaAGTCTCAATCTATTGATGTTTTGTCTCATTTCTATATTCTTCAAGATTTGATTAGTATACAAGTGTGAATTCATTTAGGTAAATGAGATAAGTAGCACATGAAATGCagataataaaaacaaaacggaAATTCAACATGGTATTCACTGTTATACAAATCATGAAAAATAACCAAAACAGAGGCAGGGAATTACCAAGCAAACAAAAAAATCAGTCAAACCAGGAAAAGAAGATTCCAAAACAGATACCACCACAATCGGTGGCGCCGCCGCAGATCCACCGAGAGGCCTCACGGTTGTTGTTCGGTAAACACAAGAATTCGTAAATCCACGCAgcagagaagaaaaagaaactcAATAGtgagggtgtccactataaggtggacacgcccaatagccccgccccagttttttgtccatacccccaaaattctatttccgccactatagtggacaactccaatagcccccaaattttataatcaactttcattttataatatatcaagtaattattaacaaatttatcgggctctTAGTGGATTAGAAAAGgccgactatacgaattaaaaataaaaataaaaataaaaataaaaatacaaatacaaataaaatacaaattaaaattagaattacacactaaatttaaattaaaattaaaatcacacactacattgAATTTAATACAAATCACTACCAAGTTTACACAACgccaccacctcccctacgtgcccacacttcttcaatcaaatcggcctgcagtgtgttatgtgatgtggtcctgcgcatatcagcgaagcgttggatcaaatattcattgcttcgtggtacgcccatctggatcggcgcggaggcgacaccgtgacttgtacttgcaccctcttccggcgcccatcgctctgccgcaaatccttcatcttctattatcatattatgcaatatgatacaggctaacataatattcgcgacatcatcttcgtgccaaactcgtgtcggacaccgtataatagcccaccgcgattggaggacaccaaaagcccgctcaacgtccttcctagcactctcttgtttgcgcgcaaaatattgtttcttcggtcctaccggttggcggacagtcttcacgaatacgggccaccgcggatatattccatctgccaaatagtagcccctactgtactgcgtaccgttggctacgaagctgatttctggcccctccccccggcactccTCGTTGAAGAGAGGCGACGACTGAataacattgatgtcgttgttcgaatcTGCCacgccgaaatacgcatgccagatcttcAGACGGTAGTCCGCCACGGCTTCCAGTATCAtcgttggatgtttgcttttgaatccagtagtgaactggcctttccatgccacggggcagttcctccactcccaatgcatgcaatcgatgcttcctaacattccggggaagccgtgcaccgacccgtgcatatcaagtaggcgctgacactcatccgggttgggcttccgtagaaactgcccaccgaaaatttcccggatccccttacagaactgcctaagcaccgtgaggctagtcgtctcacccatctgtaggtattcatcgaacatgtccgctggtccagcgtaggcaagctgtcggattgcagcggtgcacttctgttgtgtggacagcccgatccggcctgacgcatcacgccggagggtgaagcaccggtaacgctccgccaaattcgtcgctatatagttgaacagccgctgcgacatcctgaatctccggcggaatatctcgggtggataatgGGGTTATCCACTAAGTAATCATCCATTAAACGTTGGTgagcaccgacgtggtctcgtgggattgtccgccgatgagtaatggtgcgagggatcggagcctccgcatcctccgcctcctccgccaaacgggccgctacctcctgggcggcctggtgttgcacctgttgaatcagagcattccagttgtctctccacaaattgttcatttccgaccccaaattgttgtgagagaaatttgtatggatgttgtgtttgaatggtgtgaaaataatgaatggagtggggtgtatttataggtgaattgaaatgtaaaaaaaaaaaaaaaaattcgcatGCAATAACCGCGGCTTCATCTTCgtgccactataggcgccgcgcctataggcgcggctatagccccctcgccgcgtcctcgccccgcacgcggcgATTCCGCGTCCGCCGTCCCTCCCCTCACCTGTCGCGTCCAccctcgcggcggacaccccATCCACTATAATCGCCGCGCCTTCCGCCCCGCCATCGCCCCGCTCGCGGCGACCGCcgcgtccaccttatagtggacgctctgaGGGTAACTTCAAACATATGCCAAAAGATCCTTCAAATATGGAGTAGCAAACATTTTGAAAAAGGGGAAATCACCATTTGATTCCCTTCAAAAGATTCTTCAAAAGatcctccgtcccaactaagttgagacataACTTTTAGGtatgaagattaagaaattatgttaaaaagtaggagagatgaataaagtaggtgatagaataaagtaagagtgatagaatattttgtttttagttaaaaacagaaatgactcaacttagttgggactgTTAGAATATGAAATAGAATATGAGAATAGAATAACTGTAATTAGGGATTAAATCATGGGATTAGTATGTAATTGATACAATCATAATTAAGGAGATCTCCTTCCATATGTAAATTAGGGCAACTCTCTATATTAAGAGAGTTGCTCCATTCGATCAATAAGACACACAGAAATTCCTCCAACCATGTCTTCTAGCGTTTCTTCCCTCTTTCGGTTATCATAATTCAATATGGTACCAGAGCAGGTTGAACAATAGGGACTCAGATTTATATATCATCATCGTCCAAACATACCAATCTCAAACCTTCTGACCAAGAGGCAGAAAACCTGCATCAAAACAAACACCATGATTATGTCAGATCCAGAGGAACCAAAGGAGACCCCAAAATCAATCATGAACTTCTCAGACGATTTTGCAACAAAATTTGCAGAATTCATCCGGCAGAGCATACAAAGCTCCCCAACTCCACCTCCAAAACCGGCAGCCAACTCGGACAACCTAGGGGAAATTGTTATCTCAACCAAATTATCGGGAGATAACTATCCTCTCTGGGCGAACCTCATCAAACGAGCGATTGGTGGGAAGGGATTATCCTCCCATATATCACGGGATTTAGAGCCACCTCCGACCACCGATCCCAACCACACAACAAGCCAAAAGTTGGATCATTGTGTGTTCGGGTGGATAATCAACAATATGGAACCCGAACTCGTAAACGAGGTGTCGCAATATCCAACGGCAAAGGAGCTATGGGAGGGATTGGCGGTGACATATGGTAGCGTAAGAGACTCGTTACAGGTCTACGACCTGCAACGAAAGGCGAGCAATATGAAACAGGGGGAGATGACGCTTGAACAACTGTGGAACAAACTCCAAAACATCTGGATGTCAATCGACCGGAAAAAGCCCAACCCGATGAAGTGCGCGGAGGACATCGCAACACACAACAAAGAGACACAAGAAATCCGGCTATTCCAATTCTTGATGGCACTCAATGACAGCCATGAATCCACCAGAAGGGAGATCCTCAAAAGGGACCCTCTACCCACTGTAAGGGACGCCTACGCCACCGTCCGCCGCGAAGCCACCAATGACGGAGTACTCAAGCCCGCAACCGCCGATGTACGAGAAACCCAAGTGAACAGAGGCATCGGAGTGGGGCTGGCAGCACGTAGCGGCGGACGGC
Encoded proteins:
- the LOC121780084 gene encoding receptor kinase-like protein Xa21 codes for the protein MRNNTFTGPIPQEIGRLIRLQLIEFSNNSFGGGIPTNLSQCPNLYYLNLIDNDLTGGIVPEIASLVNLQALGLSINMLAGTIPPFIGNLTDLSRLSLGSCHFKGKIPESLAKLGRLQLLVLSENDLTGSIPSGLYNLSSVEIFELNSNRLHGDIPSNIGYTLPKLRHLYLSFNNFSGALPASLSNSSLIEHIEIDANSFTGNMIDLTRCSALKMLMVEDNRFNGDIGTIMSSLTNCTNLAALMLNENHFTGSLPDSMGNLSNHLWYLRLDNNQLSGSIPSSIGNLVGLTTLVADTNNLKGQIPSSIGKLHFIGQLDFVEHSFLSIK
- the LOC121780085 gene encoding probable LRR receptor-like serine/threonine-protein kinase At3g47570 translates to MKLSSISIALDLSGNILTGTIPSEVGALRNLGYMDLSRNRLSGTIPPSLESCVMLSLLHLERNSFQGEIPDSLRALRGLEYLDLSQNNLSGVIPRFLVGFHLLYLNISFNNLQGEVPTLGVFQNESAISLEGNQDLCGGIATLNLPSCPFSQKSNRKGLGKILIPTIVGAICLALGVCLCMIIIYKQRTLQNIRTPIFQLPDILRLSYGDLLNATNGFSEMNQVGAGRFGSVYKGTINDDDEQTDVAVKVLNLKVRGACKSLASECNTLRGIRHRNLLKIVSVCDSIDFQGNDFKALVYEFVANGSLENWLHSEIEGRGALTAIQRLDIAIDIASAVEYLHCGTESIVIHGDLKPSNILLDQDMVAKVGDFGLAKIVSSRSEYGMSYVASTEGDVYSYGILVLEMFTNKRPTSDAFEGCLNLQDFVSTALTDRVTEVVDPVLHQEHNVDEKYWECIVSILRIGVRCSKQLPRDRMSMADVVNDLKKL
- the LOC121780083 gene encoding receptor kinase-like protein Xa21, with protein sequence MIEFRGGIPTNLSQCTNLYYLILIDNELTGGIVLEIAPLVNLQHVGLSINLLSGTIPPFLGNLTDLSQLSLSECGLQGEIPESLAQLRRLQLLNVGDNNLTGTIPLGLYNVSSMEYFIVSNDHLQGNIHSDIGSTLPRLKFLCLHHNHFSGTLPPSLSNCSVIESIEVSSNNFTGNMIVDFTRLSVLQRLLAASNPFNGDIVAQIPPEIFKLSSISIELDLSHNILTGIIPSEVGALRNIGLSGTIHTSLGSCVMLSSLYLGENSLQGEIPDSLNSLRGEVPTLGVFQNESAISLEGNQGLCGGIAILNLPSCPTSPKSNKKGTGKILIPTIVGTICLALAFCLRVIIMYKQRTLQNVGTPIFQGSDFLRLSYADLVSATEGFSETHLLGIGRFGSVYKGTINDDDEQIELAVKVLDLRHFVSTALTDHVTEVVDPFMHQQLNVDEKYWDCIVSILRIGMRCSKLLPRDRMSMAEVANDLKKIRNMFPVYKNATNVAVIFTVNGFQ